One segment of Desulfovermiculus halophilus DSM 18834 DNA contains the following:
- the argF gene encoding ornithine carbamoyltransferase: protein MPHNVLTLLDIPASDLPALIDRGREMKVERTVSRVLENKTLAMVFEKSSTRTRVSFEVAVNELGGKAVFMTPSESQLGRSEPLRDTARCLSQYTHGMIVRTFAQANLNELTQHADIPVVNALSDSFHPCQVLSDLLTVSEYTPDFSSLTIAWVGDGNNMAHSWINAARLLPFRLRMAVPKGFGPDQGLVQQAVEDGADIVLSHDPEDAVRDADYINTDAWFSMGQEEEERERALAFEGFQINARLLEKAPVEAKVLHCLPAHRGQEISEEVLESERSLVWEQAGNRLHMQKALLEWVYA from the coding sequence ATGCCCCACAATGTGCTGACCTTGCTGGATATCCCGGCCAGCGACCTGCCCGCTCTCATTGACCGGGGCCGGGAGATGAAGGTTGAACGGACTGTTTCCAGGGTGCTGGAAAACAAGACCCTGGCCATGGTCTTTGAGAAATCGTCCACCCGAACCAGGGTGTCCTTTGAGGTGGCGGTCAATGAACTGGGCGGGAAGGCTGTGTTCATGACCCCGTCCGAGTCACAGCTCGGACGGAGCGAGCCGTTGCGGGATACAGCCCGTTGCCTGTCCCAGTATACCCATGGAATGATCGTGCGCACTTTCGCCCAGGCAAATTTGAACGAGCTGACTCAGCATGCCGATATCCCGGTGGTCAATGCCCTTTCCGATTCCTTCCATCCCTGCCAGGTCCTCAGCGATCTGCTGACTGTATCCGAGTATACCCCGGATTTTTCTTCCCTGACCATTGCCTGGGTCGGAGACGGAAACAATATGGCCCACTCCTGGATCAATGCCGCCAGGCTGCTTCCCTTTCGGCTGCGCATGGCCGTCCCCAAAGGGTTTGGGCCGGATCAGGGCCTCGTTCAACAGGCCGTGGAGGATGGGGCGGATATTGTTTTGAGCCACGATCCGGAAGATGCTGTCCGGGACGCGGACTACATCAACACCGATGCCTGGTTCTCCATGGGGCAGGAAGAGGAGGAACGGGAGCGGGCCCTGGCCTTTGAAGGCTTTCAGATCAATGCCCGGCTGCTGGAGAAGGCCCCGGTTGAGGCCAAGGTCCTGCATTGCCTGCCCGCCCACCGGGGACAGGAGATCTCTGAGGAGGTCCTGGAATCGGAGCGCAGCCTGGTCTGGGAGCAGGCCGGCAATCGGCTGCACATGCAAAAGGCCCTTTTGGAATGGGTGTATGCATGA
- a CDS encoding argininosuccinate synthase, with amino-acid sequence MSRIEKVVLAYSGGLDTSVILKWIQQTYECEVIALTADLGQEEELAGLEDKAQSTGASKAYILDVQEEFARDFVFPALRANAVYEGRYLLGTSLARPLITKHMVEVARKEGAQALAHGATGKGNDQVRFELAAMGLAPELRTIAPWREWELASRTDLIRFAKENGIPVPVTQEKPYSCDRNLLHLSFEGGELEDPWQEPGPGTFVLTVPPEQAPDQPQIVEIDFEAGNPVAVDGKAYSPAEVIKVLNRIAGAHGIGRVDMVENRFVGMKSRGVYETPGGTVLHLAHRDLEGICMDREAMHLRDSLIPKYATMVYNGYWYAPEREALQAMIDAGQSKVTGTVRMKLYKGQAYPLGRKSQYSMYNPAMATFEADEVYDQADAAGFIRLQGLRLVARGSQQD; translated from the coding sequence ATGTCCCGTATAGAGAAAGTGGTCCTGGCCTACTCCGGAGGCTTGGATACCTCGGTGATTTTGAAATGGATCCAGCAGACCTACGAATGTGAAGTGATCGCGTTGACTGCGGATCTGGGCCAGGAAGAGGAACTTGCAGGGCTGGAAGACAAAGCCCAGTCCACCGGGGCGAGCAAGGCCTATATCCTGGATGTGCAGGAGGAGTTTGCCCGGGACTTTGTCTTTCCCGCCCTCCGGGCCAATGCGGTGTATGAAGGCCGTTACCTTCTGGGCACTTCCCTGGCCCGACCCTTGATAACCAAGCACATGGTGGAGGTGGCCCGCAAGGAAGGGGCCCAGGCCCTGGCCCATGGAGCGACCGGGAAGGGGAACGATCAGGTCAGGTTCGAGCTGGCGGCCATGGGGCTGGCGCCGGAACTGAGGACCATCGCCCCCTGGCGGGAATGGGAGCTGGCCTCCAGGACGGATCTGATCCGCTTCGCAAAGGAAAACGGCATCCCGGTTCCGGTGACCCAGGAAAAACCGTACAGCTGCGACCGGAATCTTCTGCATTTAAGTTTTGAAGGCGGGGAGCTGGAGGATCCGTGGCAGGAGCCCGGTCCCGGGACCTTTGTTTTGACCGTGCCCCCGGAACAGGCACCTGATCAGCCGCAGATCGTGGAAATAGATTTCGAAGCCGGCAATCCGGTGGCCGTGGACGGAAAAGCGTACAGTCCGGCAGAGGTGATCAAGGTCTTAAACCGGATTGCCGGGGCCCATGGCATCGGCCGGGTGGACATGGTGGAGAACAGGTTCGTGGGCATGAAGTCCAGGGGAGTCTACGAGACGCCCGGGGGAACGGTTCTGCACCTGGCCCACAGGGACCTGGAGGGGATCTGCATGGACCGGGAGGCCATGCATCTCCGGGACAGCCTGATCCCGAAGTATGCGACCATGGTCTACAACGGGTACTGGTATGCCCCGGAGCGGGAGGCCCTGCAGGCCATGATCGACGCCGGACAGAGCAAGGTCACCGGCACGGTGCGCATGAAGCTGTACAAGGGACAGGCCTATCCCCTGGGACGAAAGTCCCAGTATTCAATGTACAACCCGGCCATGGCCACCTTTGAGGCCGACGAGGTCTATGATCAGGCGGACGCGGCCGGATTTATCCGTCTTCAAGGACTGCGTCTTGTGGCCCGGGGGAGTCAGCAGGACTAG
- a CDS encoding PhoH family protein, with the protein MHTSQEYLKELEFQDPDLARELFGPEETNLSLLRNALHVQVHTRGTKAVVSGPEEQNVQTAARFLVQIYELLRLGHSLQRQDLEAGVRLMARNPQADLGRLFAEQHFAVSPKKTITPRSVAQSDYLQAIRKKELVFGIGPAGTGKTYLAVAMAVAHLLEGKVERLILTRPALEAGEKLGFLPGDLAEKINPYLRPLYDALHEMLDFRRVQDMLENGVIEVAPLAFMRGRTLNRSFVILDEAQNTTPEQMKMFLTRIGFGSKAVVTGDITQIDLPSRVGSGLVQAQNVLREIPEIHFGYFSEQDVMRHELVGKIVQAYTRHEESKESS; encoded by the coding sequence ATGCACACCAGTCAGGAATACCTCAAGGAGCTTGAGTTCCAGGACCCAGACCTGGCCAGGGAGCTCTTCGGTCCGGAGGAAACGAATCTGTCCCTTCTGCGAAACGCTCTGCATGTTCAGGTCCACACCCGGGGGACCAAGGCAGTTGTGTCCGGTCCGGAGGAGCAGAACGTTCAGACCGCGGCCCGCTTTCTGGTTCAGATATACGAACTGCTGCGTCTGGGACACAGTCTGCAACGGCAGGATCTGGAAGCCGGGGTGCGGCTTATGGCCCGCAACCCTCAGGCCGATCTGGGCAGGCTCTTTGCTGAACAGCATTTCGCGGTCTCGCCCAAAAAGACCATAACCCCCCGATCCGTGGCTCAAAGCGATTATTTACAGGCCATCAGGAAGAAGGAGCTGGTTTTCGGCATAGGCCCGGCCGGGACTGGCAAGACCTATCTCGCGGTGGCCATGGCCGTGGCCCATCTGTTGGAAGGCAAGGTGGAGAGGCTGATCCTGACCCGTCCGGCCCTGGAGGCAGGGGAGAAGCTCGGGTTTCTGCCCGGGGACCTGGCGGAAAAGATCAATCCCTACCTGCGTCCTTTGTACGATGCGCTGCATGAGATGCTCGATTTTCGCAGAGTCCAGGACATGCTGGAAAACGGGGTGATCGAGGTCGCGCCCCTGGCCTTTATGCGCGGGCGGACCCTGAACAGATCATTTGTCATCCTGGATGAGGCCCAGAATACGACCCCGGAGCAGATGAAGATGTTTCTGACCCGGATTGGGTTCGGCTCCAAGGCTGTGGTGACCGGAGACATTACCCAGATCGACCTCCCGTCCCGAGTGGGCTCCGGGCTGGTTCAGGCCCAAAACGTGCTGCGGGAGATCCCGGAAATCCATTTCGGGTACTTTTCCGAGCAGGATGTCATGCGCCATGAGCTGGTGGGCAAAATAGTTCAGGCCTATACCCGGCACGAGGAGTCCAAAGAGTCCTCCTGA
- a CDS encoding L-lactate permease, translating to MSVGFLGILAFVPILVALVLMVGFRWPATRAMPLAWLTAAILAAAVWQMDITLVLASTLQGFASAVTVLLIVFGALLILYTLSESGGMETINYGFHGISTDRRVQAIIIAFVFAAFLEGAAGFGTPAAIAAPLLLSLGFPPLAAVLVALILNSVPVTFGAVGTPIWFGLKNLEGKINEAVVSSAHQLGFSNIDGFYMLIGKWAAVFHSVMAFLLPLFVICFLTRFFGQNRSWKEGLGAWKFSLVASLVFVIPYVGSAFLFGEEFPALLGGLIGTGAVIWIARRKLFLPEQTWDFGPQSQWDSSWTGEISTAKDINFQCCMSQFRAWLPYILVGLILVLTRVKFLPFGEMVKSLQFTIPDILGQEGVTYSLRPLYNPGVIPFILVAVLTIPLHGMSGAKVKKAWGTAFKRMKNPTIALLFAVALVQIFKNSAMNPSDYASMPLAMAQAVASVAGASWPFFAAFIGALGSFITGSNTVSDLLFADFQYGIASTLELPRQIIVALQAVGGAMGNMVCIHNIVAASATVGLVGVEGLILRRNVLPLILYGAVVGIMGLLFSYVFFPTIF from the coding sequence ATGTCTGTTGGTTTCCTGGGAATACTGGCTTTTGTTCCCATCCTGGTCGCATTGGTCCTCATGGTCGGATTTCGCTGGCCGGCAACCCGAGCCATGCCTCTGGCCTGGCTGACGGCAGCGATCCTGGCCGCAGCGGTCTGGCAGATGGACATCACCCTCGTGCTGGCCTCCACCCTGCAGGGATTCGCCAGCGCGGTGACCGTCCTGCTCATTGTTTTCGGCGCCCTGCTTATCCTGTACACCCTGTCCGAGAGCGGAGGCATGGAAACAATCAATTACGGTTTCCACGGGATCAGCACGGACAGACGGGTTCAAGCCATTATCATCGCCTTTGTCTTTGCCGCCTTCTTGGAGGGCGCAGCAGGGTTCGGAACTCCGGCCGCCATTGCCGCCCCCCTGCTCCTGAGCCTGGGATTTCCGCCCCTGGCCGCTGTCCTGGTCGCCCTGATTCTCAACTCCGTGCCGGTCACCTTCGGCGCGGTCGGCACCCCCATCTGGTTCGGACTCAAGAATCTGGAAGGCAAAATCAACGAAGCAGTTGTCTCCTCCGCTCACCAGCTCGGTTTTTCCAACATCGACGGCTTCTACATGCTCATCGGCAAATGGGCGGCTGTTTTTCATTCGGTCATGGCCTTTCTCCTGCCCCTGTTCGTGATCTGCTTTTTGACCCGGTTCTTCGGCCAGAACCGATCCTGGAAAGAAGGCCTGGGGGCCTGGAAGTTTTCCCTGGTCGCATCCCTGGTCTTTGTCATTCCCTACGTGGGCTCGGCCTTCCTTTTTGGAGAGGAATTCCCTGCCCTGCTCGGAGGACTGATCGGGACCGGAGCCGTGATCTGGATCGCCCGCAGGAAGCTCTTTCTCCCCGAACAGACCTGGGACTTCGGCCCCCAGTCCCAATGGGACAGCTCCTGGACCGGGGAGATCTCCACAGCCAAAGACATCAACTTCCAGTGCTGCATGAGCCAGTTCCGGGCCTGGCTGCCGTACATTCTGGTCGGCCTCATCCTGGTGTTGACCAGGGTTAAATTCCTTCCTTTCGGGGAGATGGTCAAATCCCTGCAATTCACCATCCCCGACATCCTTGGCCAGGAGGGGGTCACCTATTCCCTGCGGCCACTGTACAATCCGGGAGTCATCCCCTTCATTCTGGTGGCCGTTCTGACCATCCCCCTGCACGGCATGAGCGGAGCCAAGGTGAAAAAGGCCTGGGGAACGGCCTTCAAGCGGATGAAGAATCCGACCATCGCCCTGCTTTTCGCCGTGGCTCTGGTCCAGATATTCAAGAACTCCGCCATGAATCCCTCTGATTATGCCTCAATGCCCCTGGCCATGGCCCAGGCAGTGGCCTCGGTCGCCGGCGCTTCCTGGCCCTTCTTCGCCGCCTTCATCGGGGCCCTGGGCTCCTTTATCACCGGCAGCAACACGGTGTCCGACCTCCTCTTTGCCGACTTTCAGTACGGCATTGCGTCAACCCTGGAACTCCCCCGGCAGATCATCGTCGCTCTGCAGGCGGTTGGCGGAGCCATGGGCAATATGGTCTGCATCCACAACATTGTCGCCGCCTCGGCTACTGTCGGTCTGGTCGGCGTTGAAGGCCTGATCCTGAGGCGAAACGTCCTTCCCCTGATCCTGTACGGGGCTGTGGTCGGAATCATGGGACTGCTCTTTTCCTATGTCTTCTTCCCGACCATTTTTTAA
- the moaA gene encoding GTP 3',8-cyclase MoaA, protein MDTKYSTPLPGSLVDQHGRRISYLRLSLTDRCNLRCFYCNTCADYTFIPHQRILTYEECLQLIGLASRLGLSKVRLTGGEPLVRRDCTRFVERVLEQYPEVDLRMTTNGTLLAPEARRFRAAGLQRVNVSLDTLDRAKFQRITGRDYYSRVRRGIDACLEEGIQVKVNVVALKGINDQELPDFLRMALDNPVDVRFIEFMPVGHCSAWSTSVFWPAEDILRKAGEITVLEPDHAPGEHSGPARMYRLPEGRGRLGLISPMSDHFCARCNRFRITADGRLRTCLFSDREYSLRPLLRSPKHGPEAVLKVLQAAGRKKPFGSQLLEQFAQADDSFCRRDMNAIGG, encoded by the coding sequence ATGGACACTAAATACAGCACCCCCCTGCCCGGTTCCCTGGTCGACCAGCACGGGCGGAGGATCAGCTATCTACGATTGAGCCTGACCGATCGGTGCAATCTGCGCTGCTTTTACTGCAACACTTGTGCGGATTACACCTTTATTCCCCACCAGCGGATCTTGACCTATGAAGAATGCCTGCAGCTGATCGGGCTGGCCAGCCGGCTTGGGTTGAGCAAGGTCCGGCTGACCGGCGGCGAACCCCTCGTCCGCCGGGATTGTACCCGATTCGTGGAACGGGTTCTGGAGCAGTATCCGGAGGTGGATCTGCGCATGACCACCAACGGCACCCTGTTGGCCCCTGAGGCCAGGCGGTTTCGGGCCGCTGGCCTTCAACGGGTGAATGTCTCCCTGGATACTTTGGACCGGGCCAAGTTTCAGCGGATTACAGGCCGGGATTATTATTCCCGGGTTCGGCGGGGAATCGACGCCTGTCTGGAAGAAGGCATCCAGGTCAAGGTCAATGTCGTTGCCTTGAAGGGAATCAATGATCAGGAGCTGCCGGACTTTCTGCGGATGGCCTTGGACAATCCGGTGGATGTGCGGTTTATTGAATTCATGCCTGTAGGCCATTGTTCGGCCTGGAGCACATCCGTATTTTGGCCTGCGGAGGACATTCTCCGCAAGGCCGGGGAAATCACGGTGTTGGAGCCGGATCACGCCCCGGGCGAACACAGCGGTCCGGCCCGGATGTATCGACTGCCTGAAGGACGAGGCCGCCTGGGCCTCATCTCGCCCATGTCCGACCATTTTTGCGCCCGGTGCAATCGATTTCGGATAACGGCGGACGGGCGGCTGCGCACCTGTCTGTTTTCCGACCGGGAGTACTCCCTGCGGCCGCTGCTTCGATCCCCAAAGCACGGTCCGGAGGCCGTGCTCAAGGTCCTGCAGGCGGCGGGCAGGAAAAAGCCCTTTGGATCACAGCTGCTGGAGCAGTTTGCCCAGGCGGACGATTCGTTCTGCCGGCGGGACATGAATGCTATAGGAGGATAG
- the ftsY gene encoding signal recognition particle-docking protein FtsY translates to MGFFSKIKKLWKTDQEAAPQESANEAQDVAAQASPAAPQAELQWQNDLLSDLQQAEPRLSVWLEHIVKDVHRADQTLWDRLHFLFQCLEVPDPEARDFIRSFRHWLEEMDYERVEEFRSELQYRLALALDLEDEEDERSRLFIKLSQGLSKTKEQLSKQVDSLLNRSSEFDSRFWEELEEILVMADVGMQTTSKLIERMQSRVRESRPQSSDEFKALFSEELAALFPPQPKRIKPEPPEVWLMVGVNGVGKTTTIAKLAHRAQMQGRKVLIAAGDTFRAAAIEQLEIWSQRVGTGFYAKTAHSDPAAVAWEALDLACAEEYDLLIVDTAGRLHTKRDLMDELIKIRRVLNKKHQGAPHRTMLVLDATTGQNALSQTKLFQEGVNVDEIILTKLDGTAKGGVILSIASEYRLPITFVGLGEKMEDLRPFSPQDFARALLA, encoded by the coding sequence ATGGGTTTCTTCAGCAAGATCAAGAAACTCTGGAAAACGGACCAGGAAGCCGCACCCCAGGAGTCTGCTAACGAGGCCCAGGACGTAGCCGCCCAGGCCAGCCCGGCTGCCCCCCAGGCCGAGCTCCAGTGGCAGAATGATCTGCTCTCTGATCTGCAGCAGGCTGAACCAAGGCTCAGCGTCTGGCTTGAACACATAGTCAAGGATGTGCACCGGGCCGACCAGACCCTGTGGGACCGTCTGCATTTTTTGTTTCAATGCCTGGAAGTACCTGACCCCGAAGCCCGGGACTTCATCCGCAGTTTCCGGCACTGGCTGGAGGAGATGGACTACGAGCGGGTGGAGGAGTTCCGCTCCGAGCTGCAGTACCGCCTGGCCCTGGCCCTGGACCTGGAAGACGAGGAGGACGAGAGGAGCCGCCTGTTCATCAAGCTCAGCCAGGGCCTGTCCAAGACCAAGGAGCAGCTGTCCAAGCAGGTGGACTCTTTGCTCAACCGAAGCTCGGAGTTCGATTCCCGGTTCTGGGAGGAACTGGAGGAGATTCTGGTCATGGCCGACGTGGGGATGCAGACCACGTCCAAGCTCATTGAACGCATGCAATCCAGGGTACGGGAAAGCAGGCCCCAGAGCAGCGATGAGTTCAAAGCCCTGTTCTCCGAAGAGCTGGCCGCCCTCTTTCCACCCCAGCCCAAGCGGATCAAACCTGAGCCACCCGAGGTTTGGCTTATGGTCGGGGTCAACGGGGTGGGCAAGACCACAACCATAGCCAAGCTGGCCCACAGGGCGCAGATGCAGGGGCGCAAGGTCCTGATCGCGGCCGGAGACACCTTTCGGGCCGCGGCCATAGAGCAGCTGGAAATCTGGTCCCAGCGGGTGGGAACCGGATTTTACGCCAAGACGGCCCATTCCGATCCGGCGGCTGTGGCCTGGGAAGCCCTGGACCTGGCCTGTGCGGAAGAATACGACCTGCTTATAGTGGACACCGCCGGCCGTCTGCACACCAAGCGGGATCTTATGGACGAACTGATCAAGATCCGCCGGGTACTGAACAAGAAGCACCAGGGCGCTCCCCACCGGACCATGCTGGTCCTGGACGCCACCACGGGACAAAACGCCCTGTCCCAGACCAAGCTGTTTCAGGAAGGGGTCAATGTGGACGAGATCATTTTGACCAAACTGGACGGCACTGCCAAGGGCGGGGTGATCTTGAGCATCGCCTCCGAATACCGGCTGCCGATCACCTTTGTCGGACTGGGGGAAAAGATGGAGGATCTGCGGCCCTTCTCGCCTCAGGACTTCGCCCGGGCCCTGCTCGCATAG
- the ybeY gene encoding rRNA maturation RNase YbeY — protein sequence MIRIHILPQVRAVTAFSAAELRRMVGCILHSLDWKAGDLEILVTSDREVAQKNRDLLGLPGPTNVLSFPLDMDPRTGLNGSIVLSAHALYRESDLYAQEPAEYWLRMLAHAVLHLGGYEHGPEMEEMTGLCIARALEETRGK from the coding sequence ATGATCCGCATTCATATCCTTCCGCAGGTCCGGGCGGTGACCGCTTTCTCTGCAGCAGAACTCAGGCGCATGGTCGGATGCATTCTCCATTCACTCGACTGGAAGGCGGGAGACCTCGAGATCCTGGTGACCTCAGACCGGGAAGTGGCCCAGAAAAACCGGGACCTCCTGGGACTGCCCGGACCGACCAATGTGTTGAGCTTTCCCCTGGATATGGATCCACGGACCGGGCTGAACGGCAGTATTGTGCTTTCGGCCCATGCCCTGTACAGAGAGTCTGATCTGTATGCCCAGGAGCCGGCGGAATACTGGCTGCGTATGCTCGCTCATGCCGTCCTCCACCTCGGCGGGTACGAACACGGTCCAGAGATGGAGGAGATGACCGGGCTGTGCATTGCCCGGGCCCTGGAGGAAACCCGGGGAAAATGA
- a CDS encoding Smr/MutS family protein codes for MRLKDLKDLPRIEDRPKQGRSQGQGAPQQSEPDTSRSGDSQPRETETDAFLQAMQGVEPLKDNGRGRKVSPRKVPPSAAAASEGEKGKKYLQDLVQGKVEFDIQFTDEYLQGAVHGLNQRTLRQLQNGEFSPEAHLDLHGLNVDDAQSLLLHFIRESYLAGKRCLLVIPGRGKNSPAGRGVLREQIQYWLIRDPCKRVILAFTTAQPQHGGAGALYILLRKYKKSRGKIFWDRLTSNHDI; via the coding sequence ATGCGCCTAAAGGACTTGAAAGATCTTCCCCGAATCGAGGATCGGCCGAAACAAGGCCGCAGTCAGGGGCAGGGCGCACCCCAGCAGTCCGAACCAGATACATCCCGATCCGGCGACTCTCAGCCCCGGGAGACGGAGACTGACGCCTTTCTGCAGGCCATGCAGGGGGTGGAGCCCTTAAAGGACAATGGCCGCGGCCGCAAGGTCTCGCCCAGGAAAGTCCCCCCCAGCGCCGCGGCCGCCTCTGAAGGGGAAAAAGGAAAAAAATATCTGCAGGACCTGGTCCAGGGCAAGGTAGAGTTCGACATCCAGTTCACGGACGAATACCTGCAAGGGGCTGTACACGGCCTGAACCAGCGAACTTTGCGGCAGCTCCAAAACGGAGAGTTCAGCCCGGAGGCCCATCTGGACCTGCACGGCCTGAATGTGGACGACGCCCAAAGCCTCCTGCTGCACTTCATCAGAGAAAGCTACTTGGCCGGGAAACGATGCCTGCTGGTTATTCCCGGACGGGGAAAGAACTCGCCGGCTGGACGAGGCGTGCTCCGGGAGCAGATCCAATACTGGCTGATCCGCGATCCCTGCAAGCGGGTCATTCTGGCCTTTACTACTGCCCAACCCCAGCACGGCGGTGCCGGAGCCCTGTATATCCTGCTCCGGAAGTACAAGAAAAGCCGGGGCAAGATATTCTGGGACCGTTTGACCTCAAACCATGATATTTAA
- a CDS encoding FadR/GntR family transcriptional regulator, whose product MEMDVLLKPIKPKRLSDQIFEQLRDSIYRGQLKPGEKLPPERELAAAFHVSRPSLKAAMDKLIHVGLIEQRQGQGTFVRSREARYDQNPLRTVLEGEEVTLVDLLEVRLGLEVQAASMAARRATGKDVHALEMCVQDMLSRVSEGEVGSEEDVAFHMTVAYATKNPAQIYLMRSFYELLFQGIKESRFYLSEAGNLEQMGQQHFQILQGIKEHDSEKAQEMMREHICFVIDFCLQKQE is encoded by the coding sequence ATGGAAATGGATGTGCTGCTCAAGCCGATTAAACCCAAACGGCTTTCGGATCAGATCTTTGAGCAACTCCGCGATTCCATCTATCGCGGACAGCTCAAGCCTGGAGAAAAGCTCCCACCGGAGCGGGAGCTGGCAGCAGCCTTTCATGTCAGCCGTCCTTCGCTCAAGGCGGCCATGGACAAGCTGATCCATGTCGGGCTTATAGAACAACGACAAGGGCAAGGGACTTTTGTCCGCAGCAGGGAAGCCAGATATGATCAGAATCCGCTGCGCACTGTTCTGGAAGGAGAGGAGGTCACTTTGGTGGATCTGCTGGAAGTCAGGCTGGGGCTGGAAGTACAGGCCGCGTCCATGGCTGCCAGGAGAGCTACAGGCAAAGATGTTCACGCCCTGGAAATGTGCGTGCAGGACATGCTGTCCAGAGTCAGTGAAGGGGAAGTAGGCTCGGAAGAAGATGTGGCCTTTCACATGACTGTTGCCTACGCGACGAAAAACCCGGCTCAGATCTACTTGATGCGCAGCTTTTACGAGCTGCTTTTTCAGGGGATCAAGGAAAGCCGGTTCTATCTCTCAGAGGCTGGAAATCTGGAGCAGATGGGACAGCAGCATTTTCAGATCCTGCAGGGGATCAAGGAGCACGATTCCGAAAAGGCCCAGGAGATGATGCGGGAGCATATCTGTTTCGTCATCGATTTCTGCCTGCAAAAGCAGGAGTGA
- the argH gene encoding argininosuccinate lyase: MSTSGMWGGRFKGSIQGMVLEYTESIEADRHFARQDIRCSKAHAAMLGRQQIITDQEAQSIISGLDAVEREIEDGSFSWSRDLEDVHMNIEHRLTEIVGPVGKKLHTGRSRNDQVATAFRLFVSERMQEWRRNLLRLIRVLGDKAEGHREVILPGYTHLQPAQPVSLAQHLLAYAQMFRRDVERIADCQDRVRVSPLGAAALAGTTYDLDPEYTAREIGFDRVFANSMDAVSDRDFVLEPLFAAGMIMTHLSRLCEELIIWANPNFGFVRLPDGFATGSSIMPQKKNPDVAELMRGKSGRVIGDLISLLTTMKALPLAYNRDLQEDKPGFLDADYTVSLSVAVMAEMIEATGFDEQRMYAAVRAGFLNATELADYLVGKGLPFRQAHHVTGRIVARAEEQNIGLEDMPLEQMQEHSPLIDDEVYAVLDYETAVARRESRGGTGPRAVSTQLQELRAWLDGQGDNGGGGSV; the protein is encoded by the coding sequence ATGAGCACATCAGGCATGTGGGGCGGAAGATTCAAGGGCTCCATCCAGGGCATGGTCCTGGAGTATACGGAGTCCATCGAGGCAGATCGCCATTTCGCCCGTCAGGACATTCGGTGCTCCAAGGCCCACGCCGCAATGCTCGGTCGGCAGCAGATCATTACCGACCAGGAGGCGCAGAGCATCATCTCCGGGTTGGATGCAGTTGAACGGGAGATAGAGGACGGCTCGTTCTCCTGGTCCAGGGATCTGGAAGACGTGCACATGAATATCGAGCACCGGCTGACCGAGATCGTTGGGCCGGTGGGCAAGAAGCTGCATACCGGTCGAAGCCGCAACGACCAGGTGGCCACGGCCTTTCGGCTCTTTGTCTCCGAGCGGATGCAGGAGTGGAGGAGGAATCTGCTGCGCCTGATCCGGGTGCTCGGAGACAAGGCTGAAGGCCACCGGGAGGTCATTCTTCCAGGATACACCCATCTGCAGCCGGCCCAGCCAGTGAGCCTGGCTCAGCATCTGTTGGCCTATGCCCAGATGTTCCGCCGGGATGTGGAGCGGATTGCCGACTGCCAGGACAGGGTCCGGGTCTCGCCCCTGGGGGCTGCCGCCCTGGCCGGCACCACCTATGATCTGGACCCTGAATACACGGCCAGGGAGATAGGGTTTGATCGGGTGTTCGCCAACAGCATGGATGCGGTCTCGGACCGGGATTTCGTTCTGGAGCCCCTGTTCGCCGCAGGCATGATCATGACCCATTTGAGCCGTTTGTGCGAGGAGCTGATCATTTGGGCCAATCCCAACTTCGGCTTTGTCCGCCTTCCGGATGGGTTCGCCACCGGATCCTCGATCATGCCCCAGAAAAAGAACCCGGATGTGGCCGAGCTCATGCGGGGCAAGTCAGGCCGGGTGATCGGAGATCTGATCTCCCTTTTGACCACCATGAAGGCCTTGCCTTTGGCTTATAACCGGGATCTGCAGGAAGACAAGCCTGGCTTTCTGGACGCCGATTACACGGTCAGCCTCTCCGTAGCGGTCATGGCCGAGATGATAGAGGCAACCGGATTTGATGAACAGCGTATGTACGCGGCGGTGCGGGCCGGATTTTTAAATGCAACTGAGCTCGCAGACTATCTGGTCGGCAAGGGGCTTCCTTTCCGCCAGGCTCATCACGTCACCGGCCGGATTGTGGCCAGGGCCGAGGAGCAAAACATCGGGCTGGAGGATATGCCCCTGGAACAGATGCAGGAGCATTCGCCGCTCATCGATGATGAGGTGTACGCTGTGCTGGATTACGAGACTGCGGTCGCCCGCCGGGAGAGCAGGGGAGGCACGGGCCCGCGGGCTGTGAGCACTCAGCTGCAAGAGCTGCGGGCTTGGCTGGACGGGCAAGGGGATAACGGGGGTGGCGGAAGCGTATAG